One segment of Vibrio agarivorans DNA contains the following:
- a CDS encoding sodium-dependent transporter produces the protein MAAAGSAVGLGNIWKFPYTAGESGGGAFVAIYLFFVIFIGFSVMLTEFAIGRKTGLSAVGAFKSNDRRWSFVGIMGVLSGLLIMGFYPVVGGWSIAYIFKIASGLLSTPEAIGDSFGGFISNPTEPLMWMALYLFLNILIVIRGISGGIEKAGKILMPLLFVILIIVSVKGLSLPGSEAGLKFLFSPDFSKVDSNVVLAALGQAFFSLSLGMGAMITYGSYLKKKENLVQNTAMVTAMDTGVAILAGIAMFPAMFAFGMEPAAGPGLVFVVVPQLFAEMGGMIGLLLALLFFVGLSVAALTSSVSLLEVVVSYLIDEKGMKRPTAVISASVVMASLCVLASLSLGGVGPTLFDTGAFDIFDLLTFLAVGGMFICIFAGWRLNRDELEKEITNDGEVSFPLFGLWYNLVKFIIPGLIAIVAIAGIMSGFDSGKGAIMVMGLVIIGLAALFSKKL, from the coding sequence ATGGCAGCAGCGGGATCAGCTGTTGGTCTTGGTAACATCTGGAAGTTTCCTTACACTGCCGGCGAAAGTGGTGGTGGTGCATTTGTTGCCATTTATCTATTCTTTGTAATCTTTATTGGTTTCAGCGTGATGCTGACTGAATTTGCGATTGGTCGTAAAACCGGTCTTTCAGCAGTAGGTGCATTCAAATCGAATGACCGTCGTTGGAGTTTCGTTGGTATCATGGGCGTTCTTAGTGGCCTATTGATCATGGGCTTCTACCCAGTTGTTGGTGGTTGGTCAATTGCTTACATATTCAAAATTGCTTCAGGCCTTCTAAGCACGCCTGAAGCGATTGGTGACAGTTTCGGTGGTTTCATTTCAAACCCAACTGAACCTCTAATGTGGATGGCACTTTACTTATTCCTAAACATTTTGATTGTTATTCGCGGCATCTCAGGTGGTATCGAGAAAGCGGGTAAGATTCTAATGCCTCTACTGTTCGTTATCCTTATCATTGTTTCAGTGAAAGGCCTTTCTCTACCAGGCTCAGAAGCAGGTCTTAAATTCCTATTCAGCCCTGACTTCTCTAAGGTAGACAGCAACGTTGTTCTTGCCGCTCTTGGTCAAGCGTTCTTCTCACTCAGCCTTGGTATGGGTGCGATGATCACATACGGCTCTTACCTGAAGAAGAAAGAGAACCTAGTACAAAACACGGCAATGGTTACGGCAATGGATACAGGTGTTGCTATCCTTGCGGGTATTGCAATGTTCCCAGCTATGTTTGCCTTCGGCATGGAACCGGCTGCAGGTCCTGGCCTAGTTTTCGTTGTTGTTCCTCAGCTATTTGCTGAAATGGGCGGCATGATCGGTCTACTGCTTGCGCTACTGTTCTTTGTAGGCTTGAGTGTTGCTGCATTGACTTCTTCTGTATCACTGCTTGAAGTTGTGGTTTCTTACCTAATCGATGAGAAAGGTATGAAGCGTCCTACAGCGGTAATCTCAGCATCTGTTGTGATGGCATCTCTGTGTGTTCTTGCTTCACTATCTCTTGGTGGTGTAGGTCCAACATTATTCGATACTGGCGCATTCGATATCTTCGACCTACTAACATTCCTAGCGGTTGGCGGTATGTTCATCTGTATCTTCGCAGGCTGGAGACTAAACCGTGACGAGCTAGAAAAAGAGATCACAAACGATGGTGAAGTTTCATTCCCACTGTTTGGTTTATGGTACAACCTAGTGAAGTTCATTATCCCTGGCCTAATCGCTATCGTTGCTATCGCTGGCATCATGAGTGGTTTCGACAGTGGTAAAGGTGCTATCATGGTGATGGGTCTTGTTATCATCGGCCTAGCAGCTCTGTTCTCTAAGAAGCTGTAA
- a CDS encoding SDR family oxidoreductase produces MKKIALITGSKGGIGSAISTKLVAEGYRVIATFYTGNYECALEWFNECGFSEEQVRLFELDVTNTQECAERLASLLEQEGTIDVVVNNAGITRDGVFKKMSAEAWFDVINTNLNSVFNVTQPLFSAMCEKGGGRVINISSVNGIKGQFGQTNYSAAKAGMIGFTKALAYEGARTGVTANVVAPGYTGTPMVEQMKTEVLDSIRSTIPMQRLATPEEIAESVWFLASDAGAYITGETLSVNGGLYMN; encoded by the coding sequence ATGAAGAAAATCGCTTTGATCACAGGGTCAAAAGGGGGCATTGGCTCAGCCATCTCAACGAAGTTGGTTGCCGAGGGATATAGAGTTATCGCGACATTTTATACGGGTAACTACGAATGTGCCTTGGAGTGGTTTAACGAATGTGGCTTTAGCGAAGAGCAAGTTCGCCTTTTTGAACTAGACGTGACGAATACGCAAGAGTGCGCGGAACGTCTAGCGTCACTTCTTGAACAAGAAGGAACGATCGATGTGGTGGTCAACAATGCAGGCATAACTCGTGATGGAGTGTTCAAAAAAATGTCAGCAGAGGCTTGGTTTGATGTCATCAATACTAACCTCAATAGCGTATTCAATGTGACCCAACCACTGTTCTCAGCAATGTGTGAGAAAGGGGGAGGTCGAGTTATTAATATTTCTTCAGTCAATGGTATCAAAGGCCAGTTTGGACAAACTAACTATTCTGCTGCCAAAGCAGGAATGATTGGTTTTACGAAAGCGTTAGCTTATGAAGGCGCACGAACTGGAGTCACAGCAAACGTTGTTGCACCAGGCTACACCGGCACACCAATGGTAGAGCAAATGAAAACGGAAGTTCTTGACTCTATTCGTTCAACTATTCCAATGCAAAGATTGGCAACCCCAGAAGAAATTGCTGAGTCGGTCTGGTTTCTAGCGAGTGATGCTGGTGCCTATATCACAGGAGAAACACTGTCTGTGAACGGCGGCTTATACATGAATTAA
- a CDS encoding acetyl-CoA C-acetyltransferase, which yields MEKVFVVAAKRTPLGSFCGSLKDLSAGKLGAVAIKGALEAAGLNGEQVDEVIVGNVVGAGQGMGVGRQASLFAGIPDSVPAYTLNMVCGSGMKTVMDAVSHIRSGDAQVVVAAGVEVMSQIPFALPSSVRNGNKMGDLAAKDLLVSDGLTDVYNQYHMGVTAENIAKQLGLTREQQDSYALNSQQKAVAAIEAGRFRDEIVPVEVKQRRETVVFDTDEYPKSNATMEGLAKLRPAFDREGTVTAGNASGINDGASALILASESAVAKLGLKPLAEVAGYAQSGLDPQIMGLGPVESVTKALDKADISIQDIDVFELNEAFAAQALGVIHQLADVHRVSAESIKDKANHNGGAIALGHPLGASGNRILVTLIHELNKQDGQYGVASLCVGGGMGTAVIVKAVK from the coding sequence ATGGAAAAAGTATTTGTTGTTGCGGCTAAACGCACGCCGCTAGGAAGTTTTTGTGGTTCACTGAAAGATCTCAGCGCTGGCAAGTTAGGTGCTGTAGCGATTAAAGGCGCACTTGAGGCCGCAGGGCTAAATGGCGAGCAAGTAGATGAAGTGATTGTTGGCAATGTGGTGGGTGCTGGTCAAGGTATGGGCGTTGGCCGACAAGCCTCTCTCTTTGCTGGTATTCCCGATTCTGTTCCAGCTTATACCCTCAACATGGTCTGCGGTAGTGGAATGAAGACAGTGATGGATGCTGTCTCTCACATTCGCTCAGGCGATGCGCAAGTTGTTGTTGCTGCGGGTGTCGAAGTGATGTCACAGATTCCTTTTGCACTGCCTTCTTCAGTGCGTAACGGCAACAAAATGGGCGACCTTGCGGCTAAAGACTTGTTGGTTAGCGATGGCCTAACCGATGTCTACAATCAATACCACATGGGTGTGACAGCCGAGAATATCGCTAAGCAGCTAGGGCTGACTCGAGAGCAACAAGATAGCTATGCACTCAATAGCCAACAAAAAGCGGTTGCAGCGATTGAAGCTGGGCGTTTCAGAGATGAAATTGTTCCAGTAGAAGTTAAGCAGCGCAGAGAAACCGTAGTCTTTGATACCGATGAATACCCTAAATCAAATGCAACGATGGAAGGCCTAGCGAAACTTCGCCCTGCCTTTGACCGTGAAGGTACAGTAACAGCAGGTAATGCCTCGGGCATTAATGATGGTGCGAGTGCGCTTATCCTTGCTTCAGAAAGTGCGGTCGCCAAGCTGGGCTTAAAGCCACTGGCAGAGGTCGCAGGTTACGCACAATCGGGGCTTGACCCACAAATCATGGGCTTAGGCCCAGTTGAATCAGTTACTAAGGCTTTAGATAAGGCTGATATCTCTATTCAAGATATTGACGTATTTGAACTCAATGAAGCCTTTGCCGCTCAAGCATTAGGGGTGATACATCAACTTGCTGATGTTCACCGCGTTTCCGCTGAGAGTATAAAAGACAAAGCGAATCATAATGGCGGAGCGATTGCTCTAGGCCACCCTCTAGGGGCATCGGGTAACCGTATTTTGGTTACTTTGATCCATGAACTCAATAAGCAAGATGGTCAATATGGCGTGGCATCCCTCTGCGTAGGTGGTGGAATGGGCACGGCGGTGATTGTAAAAGCAGTGAAGTAA
- a CDS encoding phasin family protein, whose translation MYTDLFKSFTDQSQKSMEPYFKFNQLMTKNVEVLTELQLNAIRAYSDMGLEQMKAAASVKDVTSLTAFSGQQLNALTKLSQQMMDDSNKLQGIAKEFKDDVEKLTSENLKTVTPA comes from the coding sequence ATGTACACAGATCTATTTAAATCTTTCACAGATCAGTCTCAAAAATCAATGGAACCATATTTCAAGTTTAATCAGTTAATGACAAAAAACGTAGAAGTGTTAACTGAACTTCAATTGAACGCTATTCGCGCGTACAGCGACATGGGCCTAGAGCAAATGAAAGCGGCGGCAAGCGTTAAAGATGTTACGTCTCTAACTGCGTTTAGTGGTCAACAACTGAATGCACTGACCAAGCTATCTCAGCAGATGATGGATGACAGCAACAAGCTTCAAGGTATTGCTAAAGAGTTCAAAGATGACGTTGAGAAATTGACTTCTGAGAACCTAAAAACAGTGACACCAGCATAA
- the phaC gene encoding class I poly(R)-hydroxyalkanoic acid synthase, producing the protein MFPHLLSDYLVKLQESNQQWWDEFEVNKAAVQSPLNKALQEVNFEDTTKLFEQAVNQPAALLELQSNWWEQQLQIWQNVVLGNTEQVVEAERGDKRFSDQSWQNEAMFSFIKQSYLLFSKTYLDTIDSIEGLDEKSKERITFFSRQAINALSPSNFIATNPELLKLTLEQNGQNLISGMEQLKEDIDSSADILKVRMTNNNAFRLGDDVATTAGDVVFKNELFELIQYRPLTEQVNSTPLLIVPPFINKYYILDLTERNSLVKWLLEQGHSVFMMSWRNPGVEQAQVEFGDYVTEGVAKAVTAIEDITGQEQINAAGYCIGGTVLASTIAYYAAKRMKKRIKSATFFTTLLDFSQPGEVGAYINDTVIGAIEAQNNAKGYMDGRSLSVTFSLLRENSLYWNYYVDNYLKGGSPVDFDLLYWNSDSTNVSAACHNFLLRELYLENKLVQDKGVKVGGVWIDLNKIKIPSYFISTKEDHIALWQGTYRGALNTGGNKTFVLGESGHIAGIVNHPAKKKYGYWLNDNLDDSADEWFNNAEHKEGSWWTHWDQWLAQYNAEEKVEPFKIGSENYPVLTVAPGDYVKQVLPIEES; encoded by the coding sequence ATGTTTCCTCATCTCCTATCGGACTACCTCGTAAAGCTTCAAGAATCCAATCAGCAATGGTGGGACGAGTTTGAAGTCAACAAGGCAGCCGTGCAGTCACCTCTTAATAAAGCGCTACAAGAAGTGAACTTTGAAGATACAACCAAGCTGTTTGAACAGGCCGTCAATCAACCTGCTGCGTTACTTGAGCTCCAATCAAACTGGTGGGAGCAGCAACTGCAAATTTGGCAGAATGTCGTGCTTGGCAATACAGAACAAGTGGTCGAAGCGGAACGTGGCGATAAACGTTTTTCTGACCAATCTTGGCAAAATGAAGCCATGTTTAGCTTCATCAAACAGTCTTACTTGCTGTTTAGTAAAACCTACCTTGATACAATAGATTCAATTGAAGGCTTAGACGAAAAATCAAAAGAGCGCATCACGTTCTTCTCGCGTCAGGCTATCAATGCATTATCACCGTCAAACTTCATCGCAACCAATCCTGAGCTACTAAAGTTGACCCTTGAGCAGAACGGTCAGAATTTGATTTCGGGAATGGAGCAGCTCAAAGAAGACATCGACTCGAGTGCTGATATTCTGAAAGTTCGTATGACGAACAATAATGCATTCCGTCTCGGTGATGATGTAGCGACCACAGCCGGTGATGTGGTGTTCAAAAATGAGTTATTTGAACTCATCCAGTACCGTCCGCTCACCGAGCAAGTGAACTCAACACCACTGTTGATCGTGCCGCCATTTATCAATAAGTACTATATTCTCGATCTAACCGAGCGTAATTCGCTGGTGAAATGGTTGCTTGAGCAAGGGCACAGTGTGTTCATGATGTCTTGGCGTAACCCTGGTGTTGAGCAAGCTCAGGTTGAGTTTGGGGACTATGTGACCGAAGGTGTCGCTAAAGCAGTGACGGCTATCGAAGACATTACAGGACAAGAGCAGATTAATGCTGCTGGTTACTGTATCGGTGGCACGGTGCTAGCGTCTACAATCGCATACTACGCTGCGAAACGCATGAAAAAGCGCATCAAATCAGCTACGTTCTTCACAACATTACTCGATTTCTCACAACCTGGGGAAGTAGGGGCGTACATCAATGATACGGTTATCGGAGCGATTGAAGCGCAGAATAATGCTAAGGGATATATGGATGGGCGCTCACTCAGTGTGACGTTTAGCTTACTTCGTGAGAACAGCCTGTACTGGAACTACTACGTAGACAACTATCTCAAGGGTGGTAGCCCAGTTGATTTTGACCTGCTTTATTGGAACAGTGATAGCACTAATGTTTCAGCAGCTTGCCATAACTTCCTCCTTAGAGAGCTTTATCTTGAGAACAAGTTGGTACAAGACAAAGGCGTTAAAGTGGGTGGTGTGTGGATTGATTTAAACAAAATCAAAATACCGAGTTACTTTATCTCGACCAAAGAAGACCATATCGCACTTTGGCAAGGCACCTACCGTGGCGCGCTGAATACAGGCGGAAATAAGACATTCGTTCTTGGTGAATCAGGTCATATTGCCGGTATCGTTAACCACCCAGCGAAGAAAAAATATGGGTATTGGTTGAATGATAATCTTGATGATTCTGCTGATGAGTGGTTTAACAATGCAGAGCATAAAGAGGGGTCTTGGTGGACACACTGGGATCAATGGCTAGCGCAATACAATGCAGAAGAGAAAGTTGAACCGTTTAAAATTGGTTCAGAAAACTATCCTGTATTAACAGTTGCACCTGGTGATTATGTGAAGCAGGTTTTGCCGATTGAAGAGTCGTAA
- a CDS encoding TIGR02808 family protein — protein sequence MSTLESVIWHVLGYSAMPVIILGGFAGVAAVSLWLLSLGKDKEV from the coding sequence TTGAGTACATTAGAATCGGTTATCTGGCACGTACTTGGCTATAGCGCTATGCCAGTCATTATCCTTGGTGGTTTTGCTGGGGTTGCTGCAGTGTCACTTTGGCTATTGTCGCTCGGCAAAGATAAAGAGGTCTGA
- a CDS encoding NapC/NirT family cytochrome c, with protein MKILKAFWKRLTTPSKAAAGVVLFLGFAGGLLFWGAFNTGMEATNTEEFCSGCHAPIVAEIQETIHYSNRSGVRAICSDCHVPHEWTDKIVRKVQASKELFAHFIGTIDTPEKFQARRGHLAEREWSRLQKNDSLECRNCHEFDYMDFSEQGSRGAAQHSTALASGEKTCVDCHKGIAHKLPDMEGVEGWQ; from the coding sequence ATGAAAATACTTAAAGCGTTTTGGAAGAGGCTAACAACCCCTAGTAAGGCAGCGGCTGGCGTTGTCTTGTTTCTAGGTTTTGCTGGTGGTCTTCTATTCTGGGGCGCATTCAACACCGGTATGGAAGCAACCAATACGGAAGAGTTCTGTTCTGGATGTCACGCACCGATTGTGGCTGAAATCCAAGAAACTATTCACTACTCAAACCGTTCTGGTGTCCGTGCTATCTGTTCTGATTGTCACGTTCCGCATGAATGGACAGATAAGATTGTACGTAAAGTACAAGCATCAAAAGAGCTGTTTGCACACTTCATCGGCACTATCGATACCCCAGAGAAGTTCCAAGCTCGTCGTGGCCACCTTGCAGAGCGTGAATGGTCTCGTTTGCAGAAGAACGACTCTTTGGAATGTCGAAACTGTCATGAATTCGACTACATGGATTTCTCAGAGCAAGGCAGTCGTGGTGCCGCACAGCACTCTACAGCACTCGCGTCTGGTGAGAAAACCTGTGTAGACTGTCACAAAGGTATCGCGCACAAACTTCCTGATATGGAAGGCGTTGAAGGCTGGCAATAA
- a CDS encoding nitrate reductase cytochrome c-type subunit — MKKLLIALLSVCAVAAGVAHAELDNPGGIGGLESLRGAAELEDTRPSDSFKDYPKEHALESDYVFQPPLVPHSIRSYEVSLNANKCLACHSWKNAQEMGATKISVTHYVNRQDAVLSDVSPRRYFCLQCHVPQVEAKPLVENNFERVESLR, encoded by the coding sequence ATGAAAAAACTACTAATCGCACTGTTGTCTGTATGTGCTGTGGCGGCTGGGGTTGCTCATGCCGAACTGGATAACCCAGGCGGTATTGGCGGCCTTGAGTCTCTGCGAGGTGCTGCGGAATTGGAAGATACTCGTCCATCAGATAGTTTTAAAGACTATCCAAAAGAGCATGCTCTTGAGAGTGACTATGTGTTCCAACCTCCATTGGTACCTCATAGTATTCGCAGCTACGAAGTATCACTCAATGCAAACAAATGTTTAGCGTGCCATAGCTGGAAGAACGCGCAAGAAATGGGGGCAACCAAGATCAGTGTGACACACTATGTGAACCGTCAAGATGCTGTTCTTTCGGATGTATCACCTCGTCGTTACTTCTGTTTGCAATGTCATGTTCCTCAAGTCGAAGCGAAACCGCTAGTTGAGAACAATTTCGAGCGAGTGGAATCACTACGTTAG
- the napA gene encoding periplasmic nitrate reductase subunit alpha, producing MKMTRRAFVKANAAASAAAVAGITLPAKATNLIASSDQTKITWDKAPCRFCGTGCSVLVGTQNGKVVATQGDPESPVNKGLNCIKGYFLSKIMYGSDRLTQPLLRMTDGKYDKNGDFTPVSWDMAFDTMAEKWKTALKAKGPTSVGMFGSGQWTVMEGYAAAKMMKAGFRSNNIDPNARHCMASAVVGFMRSFGIDEPMGCYDDFEHADAFVLWGSNMAEMHPVLWTRITDRRLGHPHVRVNVLSTYTHRSFELADHGYIFKPQSDLAIANYIANYIIENDAVNWDFVNKHTNFSQADTDIGYGLRDDDPLQQAAANPNSGNMSKISFEEYKKSVAPYTLDRAHEISGVEKEKLVELAKQYADPNTKVMSLWTMGVNQHTRGVWMNSLIYNIHLLTGKISTPGNSPFSLTGQPSACGTAREVGTFAHRLPADMVVANPKHRAIAEKIWQLPDGTIPPKPGYHAVQQDRMLKDGKLNAYWVQCNNNMQAGPNINNERLPGYRNPENFIVVSDAYPTATAQAADLILPTAMWIEKEGAYGNAERRTQAWYQQVETVGESKSDLWQLMEFSKRFKMEEVWDEELLAKAPQYRGKTMYDMLFRNGQIDKFPIEEARELNDDAHHFGYYIQKGIFEEYAEFGRDHGHDLAPYDVYHQVRGLRWPVVDGKETLWRFKEGSDPYAKEGSGWDFYGKPDGKALIISAPYEAPPEEPDSEYDMWLCTGRVLEHWHTGTMTRRVPELYKAVPDAICYMHPDDAKAHNVRRGEEVLISNKRGEVRVRVETRGRNRPPQGLVFVPFFDARILINKLILDATDPLSKQTDFKKCPVKITKVA from the coding sequence ATGAAAATGACAAGACGTGCGTTTGTGAAAGCAAACGCAGCCGCATCAGCTGCTGCTGTTGCTGGTATTACACTACCGGCAAAAGCAACCAACCTGATCGCGAGCTCAGACCAAACTAAGATCACATGGGACAAAGCACCATGTCGTTTCTGTGGTACAGGTTGTTCAGTCCTTGTTGGTACACAAAATGGCAAGGTAGTGGCAACACAAGGTGACCCTGAATCGCCAGTAAACAAAGGCCTAAACTGTATCAAGGGCTACTTCCTGTCAAAAATCATGTACGGTTCAGACCGTTTAACTCAACCTCTTCTGCGCATGACCGATGGCAAATACGACAAGAATGGTGACTTTACCCCCGTCTCTTGGGATATGGCTTTCGACACCATGGCAGAGAAGTGGAAAACCGCACTTAAAGCTAAAGGCCCAACAAGTGTTGGTATGTTCGGCTCTGGTCAATGGACAGTAATGGAAGGCTACGCTGCTGCGAAGATGATGAAAGCGGGCTTCCGTTCGAATAACATTGACCCGAATGCCCGTCACTGTATGGCATCAGCGGTTGTTGGGTTCATGCGCTCATTTGGTATCGATGAACCAATGGGTTGTTACGATGACTTTGAACACGCAGACGCATTTGTTCTGTGGGGTTCCAACATGGCAGAGATGCACCCTGTTCTTTGGACACGCATTACCGACCGCCGCTTAGGTCACCCACATGTTCGTGTGAATGTGCTTTCAACTTATACGCACCGCTCTTTCGAGCTTGCTGACCATGGCTACATCTTCAAGCCTCAGTCTGACCTTGCAATTGCTAACTACATTGCCAATTACATCATCGAAAATGATGCTGTTAACTGGGACTTCGTCAACAAGCACACTAACTTCAGTCAAGCTGATACTGATATCGGCTACGGTCTGCGTGACGATGATCCACTACAGCAAGCGGCTGCTAACCCGAACTCTGGCAATATGAGTAAGATCTCATTTGAAGAGTACAAGAAGTCAGTCGCTCCATACACGCTTGATCGCGCACACGAAATCTCAGGTGTAGAAAAAGAGAAACTGGTTGAGCTCGCTAAGCAGTATGCGGATCCAAATACGAAAGTGATGTCTTTGTGGACAATGGGTGTGAACCAACATACGCGTGGCGTATGGATGAACAGCCTGATTTACAACATTCACTTGCTAACCGGTAAAATCTCTACTCCAGGCAACAGCCCATTCTCTCTAACTGGCCAACCATCAGCGTGTGGTACAGCTCGAGAAGTCGGGACATTTGCTCACCGACTGCCTGCTGACATGGTGGTTGCAAACCCTAAACACCGTGCAATTGCTGAAAAAATCTGGCAACTGCCTGATGGCACTATTCCACCAAAACCAGGCTACCATGCGGTTCAACAAGACCGTATGTTGAAAGACGGCAAACTCAACGCTTACTGGGTTCAATGTAACAACAACATGCAGGCTGGTCCGAACATCAACAATGAACGTCTGCCTGGCTACCGCAACCCAGAAAACTTCATTGTTGTTTCAGATGCCTACCCAACAGCAACCGCGCAAGCCGCCGATTTGATCCTTCCTACAGCGATGTGGATCGAAAAAGAAGGGGCTTACGGTAACGCTGAACGTCGTACTCAAGCTTGGTATCAACAAGTTGAGACTGTTGGTGAGTCTAAATCTGATTTGTGGCAGCTAATGGAATTCTCAAAACGCTTCAAGATGGAAGAGGTTTGGGACGAAGAGTTGCTAGCTAAAGCACCACAATATCGTGGTAAAACTATGTACGACATGCTGTTCCGCAACGGCCAAATCGATAAGTTCCCTATCGAAGAAGCTCGTGAACTGAACGACGACGCACATCACTTCGGATATTACATCCAAAAAGGTATTTTTGAGGAGTATGCAGAGTTTGGTCGCGACCACGGTCACGACTTAGCACCATACGATGTTTACCACCAAGTTCGCGGTCTGCGCTGGCCTGTCGTTGATGGTAAGGAAACGCTATGGCGCTTCAAAGAGGGTTCTGACCCTTATGCAAAAGAAGGTTCTGGTTGGGACTTCTATGGTAAGCCAGACGGCAAAGCACTGATAATTTCAGCACCATACGAAGCGCCACCGGAAGAACCAGATAGCGAATACGATATGTGGCTGTGTACAGGCCGTGTTCTTGAACACTGGCACACAGGTACCATGACTCGTCGTGTACCTGAGCTGTATAAAGCAGTGCCAGATGCAATATGTTATATGCACCCAGACGATGCAAAAGCACATAACGTACGTCGCGGCGAAGAAGTATTAATCTCTAACAAGCGTGGTGAAGTGCGCGTTCGTGTTGAAACACGCGGTCGTAATCGACCACCTCAAGGCTTGGTGTTCGTACCGTTCTTTGATGCTCGTATTTTGATTAACAAGCTGATTCTTGATGCCACTGACCCACTGTCTAAACAGACTGACTTTAAGAAGTGTCCAGTGAAGATCACCAAGGTTGCTTAA
- a CDS encoding chaperone NapD, with protein sequence MALNEVHISSIVVHCDPLHLAIIKKQITEYEGAEIYGDSPEGKIVVVLETENQGFITDTIDAINNLPNVLSTVLVYHQIESNSEETELQYKDAGIQHSQIEGEA encoded by the coding sequence ATGGCACTAAATGAGGTGCACATTTCGAGCATAGTCGTTCATTGTGATCCACTCCACCTAGCGATCATCAAGAAACAGATTACGGAATACGAAGGCGCTGAAATCTATGGTGATAGCCCAGAGGGCAAAATAGTTGTGGTTTTAGAAACAGAAAACCAAGGCTTCATCACCGATACGATCGACGCCATTAACAATTTACCGAACGTTCTGAGTACGGTTCTGGTGTATCACCAGATCGAATCAAACTCTGAAGAGACGGAACTTCAATATAAAGACGCTGGAATACAACATTCCCAAATCGAGGGTGAAGCATGA
- the napF gene encoding ferredoxin-type protein NapF: protein MVDLNKRRFLTRKSNIKLNHQLPWLTSPQTLTRDCTQCGQCLIACETKIIIKGDAGFPTVDFNLDECTFCYRCAEACPEGLFNAQEESPWDIKATIGENCLAKQNIECRSCGDFCEPMAIGFKLELGKVAQPEVSLDECNGCGACVSACPSKAINVSNQLQKGI, encoded by the coding sequence GTGGTCGATCTCAACAAGCGACGTTTTTTGACGAGAAAAAGCAATATAAAGCTCAACCATCAATTGCCTTGGCTTACTTCTCCACAAACTCTAACCCGAGATTGTACCCAATGTGGTCAATGCCTTATAGCATGTGAAACCAAAATCATTATCAAAGGTGACGCTGGCTTTCCAACCGTCGACTTTAACCTTGATGAGTGTACGTTTTGTTACCGCTGTGCAGAGGCTTGTCCCGAAGGCTTGTTTAACGCTCAAGAAGAATCGCCTTGGGACATCAAGGCAACCATTGGGGAAAACTGTTTAGCTAAACAGAATATCGAGTGCCGAAGCTGTGGAGATTTCTGCGAGCCGATGGCAATAGGCTTCAAGCTTGAGTTGGGTAAAGTGGCTCAACCAGAGGTGAGCCTCGATGAATGTAACGGATGCGGAGCCTGTGTGTCGGCCTGTCCGAGTAAAGCAATCAATGTGAGCAACCAATTACAAAAGGGAATATAA